In Chanodichthys erythropterus isolate Z2021 chromosome 11, ASM2448905v1, whole genome shotgun sequence, a single window of DNA contains:
- the LOC137030868 gene encoding extracellular superoxide dismutase [Cu-Zn]-like, with product MALKMNMEKIILQLPLILLVLHIQGGQFSDNPVLLIAEAPQPEVVDFNNTIYATCEVTPVHNLPPSQPEIFGQVLFKQLFPNGTLEVKINLRGLPANDSQVRAMHIHEYGDLSQGCVTVGSHYNPHHVDHPGHPGDLGNFASKQGVIRQFLKLPEAKLFGAHSILGRSVVVHEKEDDLGMGSDEESKRSGNAGKRIAVCVIGITTPSLWQKTKPGQDVEEGTGSQR from the coding sequence GCTTTAAAGATGAACATGGAGAAAATCATCCTACAACTCCCTCTAATATTGCTGGTGCTGCATATACAAGGAGGACAGTTCTCTGACAATCCAGTTCTTTTGATTGCTGAAGCTCCACAGCCGGAAGTCGTGGACTTCAACAACACAATCTATGCCACTTGTGAAGTAACTCCCGTGCACAACTTGCCACCTAGCCAGCCAGAGATCTTTGGGCAAGTCCTCTTCAAGCAGCTCTTCCCCAATGGAACTTTAGAAGTGAAAATCAACCTCCGCGGTTTGCCTGCCAACGATAGTCAAGTGCGTGCCATGCACATCCATGAGTATGGAGACCTCAGTCAAGGCTGCGTCACTGTTGGATCTCATTATAATCCGCATCATGTTGACCACCCTGGTCATCCTGGAGATCTGGGCAACTTTGCTTCCAAACAAGGAGTTATAAGGCAGTTCCTGAAGCTCCCAGAGGCCAAGCTCTTTGGGGCTCACTCCATACTGGGACGTTCGGTGGTGGTTCATGAGAAGGAGGATGATCTGGGAATGGGGTCAGATGAGGAGAGTAAACGCAGTGGGAATGCTGGAAAGAGAATTGCTGTCTGTGTGATAGGCATTACTACTCCAAGTCTGTGGCAGAAAACCAAACCCGGGCAAGATGTGGAGGAGGGAACCGGGAGTCAAAGATGA